From Desulfuromonas sp.:
CAACGATGTCCTCTTCGCCTTTGGCCTGACCCTCTTCGCCGGACTTGCGACCGGCATCGGCAGCGCCATTGCCTTTTTCGCGAAACAGACCAACACCAAGTTCCTCTCCCTCTCCCTCGGCTTTTCCGCCGGTGTGATGATCTACGTCTCCCTGGTCGAGATCTTCGTCAAGGCCCAGACCGCCCTCGTCGCCGCCTACGGGGTGAAGCCGGGCAACTGGTTCACCATCATCGCCTTTTTCGGCGGCATTGCCCTCATCGCCCTCATCGACCAGCTCGTCCCCAACATCGAGAACCCCCACGAGCTGAAGGGGGTCGAGGATTTGAAGGGGACCCAGCCGACCGAGCGCGAGCGCAAGCTGCTGCGCATGGGGACCTTCACCGCCCTGGCCATCGCCATCCACAACTTCCCCGAGGGGCTGGCGACCTTCGCCGCCGCCCTCTCCGATCCCACCGTCGGTATTTCCATCGCCCTGGCTATCGCCATCCACAACATCCCCGAGGGGATCTCCGTCTCCGTCCCCATCTATTACGCCACAGGCAGCAAGCGCAAGGCCTTCTACTACTCCTTCCTCTCCGGCCTCTCCGAGCCGGTGGGGGCGCTGATCGGCTACGCTCTTCTGTACAATTTTTTCAACGACACGGTGATGGGGGTCCTCTTCGCCGTGGTCGCCGGGATCATGGTCTTCATCTCCCTCGACGAGCTCCTCCCCTCGGCGCAGAAGTACGGGGAGCATCATCTTTCGATCTACGGGCTGGTGATGGGGATGATGGTGATGGCGGTGAGCCTGGTGATGTTCATGTAGGGTCGGGAAGGTCATGGCCAAACCGGCCTCAGGCCCGTTCGCTTCGTTCGCTCAAGTCTGCGAAGGTCGCGAAGGAAGGCTCTCGGTTTTGAGAGGTGTTTCTGATGAGTCGATGACAGACAACAAAGCGCTAGGAGTGCGACCATGAGCGACATTGTCATCTATCAAACCAGCGATGGCCAAACCGGGCTTCAGGTTCATCTTGACCGGGAGACGGTCTGGTTGACCCAGCGGCAGATGGCGGAGTTGTTTGAAAAGGATAGCGATACTGTAGGTCTGCATATCCGCAACCTGTACAAAGAGGTAGAACTGGTTCGAGAAGCAACTGCCGAGGAATCCTCGGTAGTTCAAAATGAAGGTGATCGGCAGGTTCGCCGCAAGGTCCAATTCTACAATCTCGACGTCATCATCTCCGTCGGCTACCGGGTCAAGTCCAGGCGTGGCACCCAGTTCCGCCAATGGGCCACAAAAGTATTGCGTGACCATCTGGTCAAGGGATACACGGTCAACGAGCAACGCCTGCGCGAGGAGGCCGCCAAGTTGCGGGACCTTCAGCAAACCGTGGACCTGCTTGCCCGTACTCTGACTACGCAGGAGCTTGTGACGGAGACCGGCAAGGAACTGCTGCGGGTCATCAGTGATTATGCCTACGCCCTGGCGACCCTCGATCGGTTTGACCATGGCACCCTGGAGGTAGAAGAAACGAGCGGGCCGGCCTCGTTTGTCCTGCAATACGATAAGGCAATCGCCATCGTGCAGTCGATGAAGGGTGAATTTGACGGGCTCTTCGGTCTGGAGAAAGACCAGGGGTTCAAGAGCGCCCTCGGTGCCATTTATCAGACCTTTGACGGCAAGGATGTTTACCCGAGCATCGAAGAGAAAGCCGGCAACCTGCTGTATTTCGTTGTCAAGAATCACGCATTTACTGACGGGAACAAGAGAATTGCCGCCGCTGTTTTTATCTACTATCTGGCAGCCAACGGTATCCTTTACCGCGCCGATGGCAGTAAGCGACTGGCAGACAATGCCCTGGTGGCCCTCACGCTGCTGATCGCGGAGAGCCGTCCTGATGAGAGGGAGACCATTGTCAAGGTGGTGGTGAATCTGATTAACCGAAGCAACAACTGAAATCGGCCTCACGCCCGTTCGCTTTGCTCGCTTAAGGCCGCGAAGGTCTCAAAGATGGGCAACGCTATCCTTCGGCCTTTTCGGCTTTCGGGCGGGGGATGGCATTTTTCGTTTGACAGGATGACCGATGGCTAAGCAGAAGAAGAAACAGGACAGCGTCTTCAAAGAGGCCTGGGAGAATATGTCCGGGGACTTCGAGAGGTTGCTGCCTGAGAAGCTTCGGGAGCGGAAGGGGAAGAAGAAGTTTGTTCTCTGGCTCTTTGTTCTGGAGTTGTTGGTGCTCGGGGCGGTGGGGAAGTTTGTTTGGGAGTGGTGGGTGGGGAGAT
This genomic window contains:
- the zupT gene encoding zinc transporter ZupT codes for the protein MPNDVLFAFGLTLFAGLATGIGSAIAFFAKQTNTKFLSLSLGFSAGVMIYVSLVEIFVKAQTALVAAYGVKPGNWFTIIAFFGGIALIALIDQLVPNIENPHELKGVEDLKGTQPTERERKLLRMGTFTALAIAIHNFPEGLATFAAALSDPTVGISIALAIAIHNIPEGISVSVPIYYATGSKRKAFYYSFLSGLSEPVGALIGYALLYNFFNDTVMGVLFAVVAGIMVFISLDELLPSAQKYGEHHLSIYGLVMGMMVMAVSLVMFM
- the rhuM gene encoding RhuM family protein; this encodes MSDIVIYQTSDGQTGLQVHLDRETVWLTQRQMAELFEKDSDTVGLHIRNLYKEVELVREATAEESSVVQNEGDRQVRRKVQFYNLDVIISVGYRVKSRRGTQFRQWATKVLRDHLVKGYTVNEQRLREEAAKLRDLQQTVDLLARTLTTQELVTETGKELLRVISDYAYALATLDRFDHGTLEVEETSGPASFVLQYDKAIAIVQSMKGEFDGLFGLEKDQGFKSALGAIYQTFDGKDVYPSIEEKAGNLLYFVVKNHAFTDGNKRIAAAVFIYYLAANGILYRADGSKRLADNALVALTLLIAESRPDERETIVKVVVNLINRSNN